Part of the Polycladomyces zharkentensis genome is shown below.
AACTGAAAGATCTGTACCGCTGGATGTACGGTCTTCGCGTGTTTGACCAACGCGCCATCAAGTTGAACCGGCAAGGCCGGCTGGGCTTCTATGCTCCCATGGCCGGACAGGAGGCTTGCCAAATCGGTTCCGTGGCCGCACTGAACAAAGACGATTTCTTCTTCCCGAGCTACCGCGACATGGGGGCGGCCATGTACCACGGTCTGCCGATGGAGCAAGTGTTCCTCTATTCTCGCGGACAAAAAGGCAGTGGCCAAATCCCGGAAGGTGTGAACATGTTCCCGCCGCAAATCATCATCGCGGCTCACGTATTGCACGCGGCAGGTGCGGCTTGGGGCTTCAACCTGAAAGGCGAGAAAAAAGTGGCCATCGCGCTGTTCGGTGACGGTGCGACCTCGCAAGGGGACTTCCACGAAGGGCTCAACTTCGCGGCTGTGTACAACGCACCGGCGATCTTCTTCGTGCAAAACAACCACTATGCCATCAGTGTGCCGCTGGAAAAACAAATGAAATCCAAAACCATCGCGCAAAAAGCGGTGGCTTATGATATTCACGGCGTGCGCATCGACGGTAATGACATTTTCGCTGTGTACAAAGCAGTGAAAGAAGCGGCTGACCGCGGGCGCAACGGGGAAGGACCGACCCTGATCGAAGCGGTGACGTACCGTCTCGGACCGCACACCATGGCAGGGGACGATCCGGCCCGTTACCGGAAAAAAGAAGAAGAAACCGATTGGGAAAAACGCGAACCGATTCGTCGCTTCCGCAAATATCTCCAAAACAAAGGTTTGTGGAGCGAAGAATGGGAAAAACAAATCGAACAAGAAATGATGGATCAGATCGCGGAAACCATCAAGAAAGTGGAGAAAATGGACAAAGGTCAGATCACGGATCTGTTTGAGTATGTCTACACCGACATGACGCCGGATCTGAAGAAACAGAAAGAGGCGTACCTGCGCTGGAAGGAGGAGACGAAGTAATGGCCACGATGACGATGATCAAAGCGATCACGGATGCCATGCGCGTGGAGATGGAACGGGATGAGCGCGTATTGGTGATGGGGGAAGACGTCGGGGTCAACGGCGGTGTGTTCCGCGCGACGGAAGGCTTGTACCAACAATTTGGTGAAAACCGGGTGTTTGACACGCCCTTGGCCGAGTCCGGCATTATCGGTACGGCTGTGGCGTTGGCGGCGACCGGGTTCCGTCCGGTGGCGGAAATCCAGTTCTCCGGTTTCGTTTATGAAACGATGGACCAAATCTGTTCGCAAGCGGCCCGGCTTCGTTTCCGTTCCGGCGGGCGCTTCAACGTTCCGCTCGTGATCCGTTCTCCGTACGGCGGGGGCGTAAAAACGCCGGAAATGCACTCTGACAGCCTGGAAGCGTTGTTCGTGCATCAACCGGGTTTGAAAGTGGTCATCCCGAGCACGCCCTATGATGCCAAAGGCCTCCTGATCTCGGCGATGCGCGATCCCGACCCG
Proteins encoded:
- the pdhA gene encoding pyruvate dehydrogenase (acetyl-transferring) E1 component subunit alpha; translation: MIVAELKQEFETLQILNPDGEINKGQEPPELSDEELKDLYRWMYGLRVFDQRAIKLNRQGRLGFYAPMAGQEACQIGSVAALNKDDFFFPSYRDMGAAMYHGLPMEQVFLYSRGQKGSGQIPEGVNMFPPQIIIAAHVLHAAGAAWGFNLKGEKKVAIALFGDGATSQGDFHEGLNFAAVYNAPAIFFVQNNHYAISVPLEKQMKSKTIAQKAVAYDIHGVRIDGNDIFAVYKAVKEAADRGRNGEGPTLIEAVTYRLGPHTMAGDDPARYRKKEEETDWEKREPIRRFRKYLQNKGLWSEEWEKQIEQEMMDQIAETIKKVEKMDKGQITDLFEYVYTDMTPDLKKQKEAYLRWKEETK
- a CDS encoding alpha-ketoacid dehydrogenase subunit beta; translation: MATMTMIKAITDAMRVEMERDERVLVMGEDVGVNGGVFRATEGLYQQFGENRVFDTPLAESGIIGTAVALAATGFRPVAEIQFSGFVYETMDQICSQAARLRFRSGGRFNVPLVIRSPYGGGVKTPEMHSDSLEALFVHQPGLKVVIPSTPYDAKGLLISAMRDPDPVLFFEPMRLYRSVKQEVPEGEYTVPIGKANVVKEGNDVTLIAWGAMVPMAQKAAEQAEQERGISAEVIDLRTLAPMDMETILSSVEKTGRVVVVHEAVGTAGVGAEIIARINEEAILSLEAPVLRVTGFDTPYPISSLEDEWLPSVARIRTAIDKVLDF